A single genomic interval of Prunus dulcis chromosome 5, ALMONDv2, whole genome shotgun sequence harbors:
- the LOC117629018 gene encoding uncharacterized protein LOC117629018, whose protein sequence is MSLTVMKVKTPRFRLGSINVESFVSDSAAPSFDTKFTTQIKIKNSANWGSYKFNAANITFQHQGATLAVIDIAKGKAGWLSTIKRTAEVSLKSSAINGSNFGSELSSGVLTLNSVGRLNGKVAIMFIMKKKKAANMNCTIALDVAAKSVKSLHCK, encoded by the coding sequence ATGAGTCTCACTGTGATGAAAGTTAAGACCCCCAGGTTCAGGCTAGGCAGCATCAATGTCGAAAGCTTCGTATCTGACTCGGCAGCGCCTTCATTCGACACGAAATTCACAACCCAAATCAAGATCAAGAACTCAGCCAACTGGGGTTCCTACAAGTTCAATGCTGCCAATATCACGTTTCAACACCAAGGAGCGACTCTGGCTGTAATTGATATCGCAAAGGGCAAGGCTGGATGGCTTTCGACCATAAAAAGAACTGCGGAGGTGAGTTTGAAGTCAAGTGCAATAAATGGTTCAAACTTTGGAAGTGAATTGAGCAGCGGGGTGTTGACGCTCAACAGCGTAGGAAGATTGAACGGAAAAGTTGCAATTATGTTCatcatgaagaagaagaaggccgCCAACATGAACTGCACCATAGCTCTTGATGTGGCAGCCAAGTCGGTCAAATCTTTACACTGCAAGTGA
- the LOC117628124 gene encoding uncharacterized protein LOC117628124 → MAEKDGDHEANAYHQSEELKRQKKIKRLKYFGIFIVFQVIVITIFSLTVMKAKTPKLKLASNVYIQTLTYSPATPSFDMSFITQVRVRNPNWGPFKFRDGTIVFTYQGVVVGQVYIPNGKVGLRSTKKITVLVNVNSNALPGKSALGNELSNGLLLLTSTAELKGKVELMLIMKTKKTAELSCSMVFNLAARSLQNLDCN, encoded by the coding sequence atggctGAGAAGGATGGAGATCATGAAGCAAACGCATACCACCAGTCCGAGGAGCTCAAACGccagaagaaaatcaaaaggTTGAAATATTTTGGTATTTTCATTGTGTTTCAAGTCATAGTCATCACCATATTCTCACTCACTGTGATGAAAGCTAAGACTCCAAAACTCAAGTTGGCAAGCAACGTCTATATCCAAACACTCACCTATTCCCCGGCAACACCTTCGTTCGACATGAGCTTCATAACACAAGTCAGAGTGCGAAACCCAAACTGGGGTCCTTTTAAGTTTCGTGACGGCACCATCGTGTTTACGTACCAAGGTGTGGTTGTTGGGCAAGTTTATATTCCAAATGGCAAAGTCGGATTGCGATCCACCAAAAAAATCACTGTGCTTGTGAATGTGAATTCCAATGCGTTGCCAGGCAAGTCTGCTCTTGGAAATGAGCTCAGCAATGGGTTGCTGTTGCTGACTAGCACAGCCGAGTTGAAGGGAAAGGTTGAGTTGATGCTGATCATGAAGACAAAGAAGACAGCTGAATTGAGCTGCTCTATGGTGTTCAATTTGGCAGCAAGGTCTCTCCAGAATTTGGATTGTAACTGA
- the LOC117627499 gene encoding uncharacterized protein LOC117627499, with translation MAEKTNQAYPLAPSNGYTRSDGESQLSADELKRKKKIKLAIYITIFVVFQIIVITTMSLTVMKVKTPRFRLGSINVESFVSDSAAPSFDTKFTTQIKIKNSANWGSYKFNAANITFQHQGATLAVIDIAKGKAGWLSTIKRTAEVSLKSSAINGSNFGSELSSGVLTLNSVGRLNGKVAIMFIMKKKKAANMNCTIALDVAAKSVKSLHCK, from the exons ATGGCAGAGAAAACCAACCAGGCCTATCCCTTGGCACCATCAAACGGTTACACAAGAAGTGATGGAGAGTCTCAGCTGTCCGCTGATGAGCTGAAACgcaagaagaaaatcaaattggccatatatattactatttttgttgtgtttcAG ATCATCGTTATCACCACAATGAGTCTCACTGTGATGAAAGTTAAGACCCCCAGGTTCAGGCTAGGCAGCATCAATGTCGAAAGCTTCGTATCTGACTCGGCAGCGCCTTCATTCGACACGAAATTCACAACCCAAATCAAGATCAAGAACTCAGCCAACTGGGGTTCCTACAAGTTCAATGCTGCCAATATCACGTTTCAACACCAAGGAGCGACTCTGGCTGTAATTGATATCGCAAAGGGCAAGGCTGGATGGCTTTCGACCATAAAAAGAACTGCGGAGGTGAGTTTGAAGTCAAGTGCAATAAATGGTTCAAACTTTGGAAGTGAATTGAGCAGCGGGGTGTTGACGCTCAACAGCGTAGGAAGATTGAACGGAAAAGTTGCAATTATGTTCatcatgaagaagaagaaggccgCCAACATGAACTGCACCATAGCTCTTGATGTGGCAGCCAAGTCGGTCAAATCTTTACACTGCAAGTGA
- the LOC117627500 gene encoding uncharacterized protein LOC117627500, with amino-acid sequence MAEKAYPAAPANHGYQRSDAESLENADELKRKKKIKLAIYITIFVVFQIIVITTMSLTVMKVKTPRFRLGNINVENFVSDSAAPSFDTKFTTQIKIKNSANWGSYKFNAANITFQHQGATLAVIDIAKGKAGWLSTIKRTAEVSLKSSAINGSNFGSELSSGVLTLNSVGRLNGKVAIMFIMKKKKAANMNCTIAFDVAAKNVKSLHCK; translated from the coding sequence ATGGCAGAGAaggcttatcctgcagccccGGCAAACCATGGTTACCAAAGAAGTGATGCAGAGTCTTTGGAAAATGCTGATGAGCTGAAACgcaagaagaaaatcaaattggccaTATATATTACTATTTTCGTTGTGTTTCAGATCATAGTTATCACCACAATGAGTCTCACTGTCATGAAAGTGAAAACCCCCAGGTTCAGGCTAGGCAACATCAATGTCGAAAACTTCGTATCTGACTCGGCAGCGCCTTCATTCGACACGAAATTCACAACCCAAATCAAGATCAAGAACTCAGCCAACTGGGGTTCCTACAAGTTCAATGCTGCCAATATCACGTTTCAACACCAAGGAGCGACTCTGGCAGTAATTGATATCGCAAAGGGCAAGGCTGGATGGCTTTCGACCATAAAAAGAACTGCGGAGGTGAGTTTGAAGTCAAGTGCAATAAATGGTTCAAACTTTGGAAGTGAATTGAGCAGCGGGGTGTTGACTCTCAACAGCGTAGGAAGATTGAACGGAAAAGTTGCAATTATGTTCatcatgaagaagaagaaggccgCCAACATGAACTGCACCATAGCTTTTGATGTGGCAGCCAAGAACGTCAAATCTTTACactgcaagtga
- the LOC117629019 gene encoding uncharacterized protein LOC117629019, whose translation MSLTVMKVKTPRFRLGNINVESFVSDSAAPSFDTKFTTQIKIKNSANWGSYKFNAANITFQHQGATLAVIDIAKGKAGWLSTIKRTAEVSLKSSAINGSNFGSELSNGVLTLNSVGRLNGKVAIMFIMKKKKAANMNCTIAFDVAVKNVKSLHCK comes from the coding sequence ATGAGTCTCACTGTGATGAAAGTGAAAACCCCCAGGTTCAGGCTAGGCAACATCAATGTCGAAAGCTTCGTATCTGACTCGGCAGCGCCTTCATTCGACACGAAATTCACAACCCAAATCAAGATCAAGAACTCAGCCAACTGGGGTTCCTACAAGTTCAATGCTGCCAATATCACGTTTCAACATCAAGGAGCGACTCTGGCAGTAATTGATATCGCAAAGGGTAAGGCTGGATGGCTTTCGACCATAAAAAGAACTGCAGAGGTGAGTTTGAAGTCAAGTGCAATAAATGGTTCAAACTTTGGAAGTGAATTGAGCAACGGGGTCTTGACGCTCAACAGCGTAGGAAGATTGAACGGAAAAGTTGCAATTATGTTCatcatgaagaagaagaaggccgCCAACATGAACTGCACCATAGCTTTTGATGTGGCAGTCAAGAACGTCAAATCTTTACactgcaagtga